In Flavobacterium lacustre, a genomic segment contains:
- a CDS encoding NAD(P)/FAD-dependent oxidoreductase, which translates to MKPTITIIGAGISGLTAAVYLYQKGYNVQILEASERAGGRIKTDIIDGFQLDRGFQVLLTEYPETKALLDYKKLNLKRFLPGATVLYDKGQFEIADPFRRPTATFATLFAPVGSLKDKINTFFLKNKLVKIAVSDVFKQLEVDTISQLKKYGFSQKMIDRFYKPFFSGIFLENDLKTSSNMFDFVMKMFSEGDAAIPELGMEEIPKQLVAMLPANSIQYNVKVNAIEKNKIICEDGTILEADKIVIATEAIGLAGNYISKTKQNFHQVTNVYFEAKIAPTKKAVVVLNASTDKKWVNNLTVMSNISNKYAPIGKVLISISYNGIPAIDDTTLAENMKTELKKWYGNQVQDWKMLKTYRINYALPNQENVSNEVPNSQIKINDNLFICGDHLLNGSINAAMKSGRIVAELIDEI; encoded by the coding sequence ATGAAACCAACCATCACAATTATAGGCGCAGGGATTTCAGGTTTAACCGCAGCAGTTTATTTATATCAAAAAGGATACAACGTTCAAATTCTTGAAGCAAGTGAACGTGCTGGGGGACGAATCAAAACCGACATAATTGATGGTTTTCAACTCGATAGAGGCTTTCAGGTATTATTGACTGAATATCCCGAAACCAAAGCGTTGTTGGATTATAAAAAATTAAATCTAAAACGATTTTTACCAGGCGCAACTGTACTTTATGATAAAGGACAATTCGAAATTGCCGATCCATTTAGGCGCCCAACGGCAACATTTGCAACATTATTTGCGCCCGTTGGTTCTCTAAAAGATAAAATAAACACCTTTTTTTTGAAAAATAAATTGGTTAAAATTGCCGTTTCTGATGTATTCAAACAACTTGAAGTCGATACTATTTCTCAACTCAAAAAGTATGGTTTCAGTCAAAAAATGATTGACCGTTTTTACAAACCTTTCTTTTCGGGCATTTTTCTGGAAAACGATTTAAAAACATCGAGCAATATGTTTGATTTTGTAATGAAAATGTTTTCCGAAGGCGATGCTGCTATTCCAGAATTGGGTATGGAAGAAATTCCTAAACAATTGGTGGCGATGCTGCCTGCAAATTCAATTCAATACAACGTAAAAGTTAACGCAATCGAAAAGAACAAAATTATTTGTGAAGACGGAACAATTCTTGAAGCGGATAAAATAGTTATTGCTACAGAAGCTATCGGACTTGCTGGGAATTACATTTCGAAAACAAAACAAAACTTCCATCAAGTGACCAATGTTTATTTTGAAGCCAAAATAGCTCCTACCAAAAAAGCGGTTGTGGTTTTAAATGCTTCCACCGATAAAAAATGGGTCAATAATTTGACAGTAATGTCCAATATCTCGAATAAATATGCACCAATAGGAAAGGTTTTGATTTCCATATCATACAACGGTATTCCAGCAATTGACGATACAACTCTTGCCGAAAATATGAAAACCGAACTTAAAAAATGGTACGGAAACCAAGTACAAGATTGGAAAATGTTAAAAACCTATCGCATCAATTATGCGCTACCAAATCAAGAAAATGTATCCAATGAAGTGCCTAATTCCCAAATTAAAATAAACGACAATTTATTTATTTGCGGAGATCATTTATTGAACGGTTCGATAAACGCAGCAATGAAATCAGGACGAATTGTTGCCGAATTGATTGATGAGATATAA
- a CDS encoding pyruvate dehydrogenase complex dihydrolipoamide acetyltransferase yields MATIITMPRLSDTMTEGTVATWLKKVGDKISEGDILAEIETDKATMEFESFNEGTLLYIGIPEGETAPVDSLLAIIGNEGEDVSALIAGKPEAAASAEATPATEVKKEEATTVPAASALPKGVVVVTMPRLSDTMTEGTVATWLKKVGDTVAEGDILAEIETDKATMEFESFNEGTLLYIGIQEGNTAPVDSLLAIIGPAGTDITGIAENYTNGGAPQAAVATEEAKAAPDEKAAPIVQEASTDGQRILASPLAKKIASDKGIQLTQVKGSGENGRIVKSDIENFTPQTATTPATTTIASGKTETAAAPKVFVPAGEVFTEEIKNSQMRKIIAKRLAESLFTAPHYNLVIEVTMDEAMKSRAIINSVPDTKVSFNDMVIKACALALKKHPKINSQWREDAIIINHHVNIGVAVAVEDGLVVPVLRFTDAMSLSQIGGNVRDLAGRAKNKKLLPTEMEGSTFTVSNLGMFGITEFNSIINQPNSAILSVGAIVEKPVVKNGQIVVGNTMMLSLACDHRTIDGATGAQFLQTLKQYIENPVTMLA; encoded by the coding sequence ATGGCAACAATTATTACAATGCCTCGTTTGAGCGATACGATGACAGAAGGAACGGTAGCAACTTGGCTAAAAAAAGTAGGAGACAAAATCAGCGAAGGAGATATCCTTGCAGAAATTGAAACTGACAAAGCAACCATGGAATTCGAATCCTTTAATGAAGGAACACTTTTATACATAGGCATCCCAGAAGGAGAAACTGCACCAGTAGATTCTTTATTGGCAATTATAGGAAATGAAGGCGAAGATGTTTCAGCATTAATAGCCGGAAAACCAGAAGCAGCTGCCTCAGCTGAAGCAACACCTGCAACTGAAGTTAAAAAAGAAGAAGCAACTACTGTACCAGCAGCTTCTGCATTACCAAAAGGAGTTGTTGTTGTCACTATGCCTCGCCTAAGCGATACAATGACTGAAGGAACTGTAGCCACTTGGTTAAAAAAAGTAGGCGACACTGTTGCCGAAGGAGACATTCTTGCTGAAATTGAAACCGATAAAGCAACAATGGAATTCGAATCTTTCAATGAAGGAACATTATTATACATAGGAATCCAGGAAGGAAATACTGCTCCTGTTGACAGTCTTTTGGCTATCATAGGACCTGCAGGAACTGATATCACCGGTATTGCCGAAAATTACACAAACGGAGGAGCACCTCAAGCTGCTGTTGCAACTGAAGAAGCGAAAGCAGCACCCGATGAAAAAGCAGCTCCAATTGTTCAAGAAGCATCAACTGACGGACAACGAATTCTAGCATCACCATTAGCAAAGAAAATTGCAAGTGACAAAGGAATTCAATTAACTCAAGTAAAAGGTTCTGGAGAAAATGGACGTATCGTAAAAAGCGATATTGAAAACTTTACACCACAAACTGCTACTACTCCAGCAACGACAACTATAGCTTCAGGAAAAACAGAAACTGCGGCTGCGCCAAAAGTATTTGTTCCTGCAGGAGAAGTTTTCACTGAAGAAATCAAGAATTCGCAAATGCGTAAAATCATTGCGAAGCGTTTAGCAGAATCTTTATTTACAGCGCCACATTACAACTTAGTAATTGAGGTAACTATGGATGAAGCAATGAAATCCAGAGCTATCATTAACAGCGTTCCTGATACAAAAGTATCATTTAACGATATGGTAATAAAAGCTTGCGCATTAGCTTTGAAAAAACATCCAAAAATAAATTCTCAATGGAGAGAAGATGCTATAATCATAAACCATCATGTAAATATTGGTGTAGCTGTAGCTGTTGAAGACGGATTAGTAGTTCCTGTACTGCGTTTTACAGATGCTATGAGTCTTTCACAAATTGGAGGAAACGTTAGAGATCTTGCAGGAAGAGCAAAAAACAAAAAATTACTGCCAACCGAAATGGAAGGAAGTACTTTTACGGTTTCTAATCTTGGAATGTTTGGTATTACAGAATTCAATTCTATCATCAACCAACCGAATTCTGCCATCCTTTCTGTAGGAGCTATTGTAGAAAAACCAGTAGTAAAAAACGGACAAATTGTAGTAGGAAATACTATGATGTTATCTTTAGCTTGCGATCACAGAACAATTGACGGAGCAACCGGAGCACAATTTTTACAAACATTGAAACAATATATTGAAAACCCAGTTACAATGCTTGCTTAA
- the pdhA gene encoding pyruvate dehydrogenase (acetyl-transferring) E1 component subunit alpha, with translation MKEVTKEVYLKWYEDMLLWRKFEDKLAALYIQQKVRGFLHLYNGQEAVLAGALHAMDLTKDKMITAYRNHVQPIGMGVDPRRVMAELLGKVTGTSKGMGGSMHIFSKEHRFYGGHGIVGAQIPVGAGLAFADKYFETGGVTMTYFGDGAARQGSLHEAFNMAMLWKLPVVFIVENNGYAMGTSVERTANHTDIWKLGLGYEMPCGPVDGMNPVKVAEAMTEAIERARRGDGPTFLEMKTYRYRGHSMSDAQLYRSKDEVEEYKKIDPITQVLDVIIDQKYATEAEIEVIDQRVKDLVEECVKFAEESPYPEIQQLYDVVYAQEDYPFLPHKL, from the coding sequence ATGAAAGAAGTTACAAAAGAAGTTTACTTAAAATGGTATGAGGACATGCTCCTTTGGAGAAAGTTTGAAGACAAACTTGCAGCATTATACATACAACAAAAGGTTAGAGGATTTCTACACTTATACAACGGTCAAGAAGCTGTATTAGCTGGAGCATTACATGCTATGGACTTGACTAAAGACAAAATGATTACGGCTTACAGAAACCACGTGCAACCAATTGGGATGGGCGTAGATCCAAGACGCGTAATGGCCGAACTTTTAGGAAAAGTAACCGGTACTTCAAAAGGAATGGGCGGTTCTATGCACATTTTCTCAAAAGAACACCGTTTTTATGGTGGTCACGGAATTGTAGGTGCACAAATTCCTGTAGGAGCTGGATTAGCTTTTGCAGATAAATATTTTGAAACAGGCGGTGTTACCATGACCTATTTTGGTGATGGTGCTGCACGACAAGGTTCTTTGCATGAAGCTTTTAACATGGCTATGTTATGGAAACTTCCTGTGGTTTTTATCGTTGAAAACAACGGTTATGCAATGGGAACATCAGTAGAAAGAACAGCAAACCATACTGATATTTGGAAATTAGGTTTAGGATACGAAATGCCTTGCGGACCAGTTGACGGAATGAATCCTGTAAAAGTGGCTGAAGCTATGACAGAAGCTATCGAAAGAGCGCGTCGCGGTGACGGACCAACTTTCCTTGAAATGAAAACCTACCGTTATAGAGGTCACTCTATGTCTGACGCACAATTATACCGTTCGAAAGATGAAGTGGAAGAATACAAAAAAATAGATCCAATTACACAAGTTTTAGATGTAATTATAGATCAAAAATATGCAACCGAAGCTGAAATTGAAGTAATTGACCAAAGGGTAAAAGATTTAGTGGAAGAATGTGTGAAATTCGCAGAAGAATCACCTTATCCTGAAATTCAACAATTATACGATGTAGTGTACGCACAAGAAGACTACCCATTTTTACCTCATAAATTATAA
- the cdd gene encoding cytidine deaminase: MKEITITTQFSVFDSVQELPTDIQDLMQQAVAIRKNAYAPYSLFRVGVALVLDNGKIVLGSNQENAAYPSGLCAERVAIFQAGAIYPEAKILKMAITAASDNNKTTTPIPPCGSCRQSIAEYEIKQNTPIEIYFMGEIGAIYKSASLKNLLPFMFDKNFL, encoded by the coding sequence ATGAAAGAAATAACAATAACCACACAATTCTCCGTTTTCGATTCCGTTCAGGAATTACCAACTGACATTCAAGATTTAATGCAACAAGCCGTTGCCATACGAAAAAATGCTTATGCTCCTTATTCCTTATTTAGAGTTGGTGTAGCATTAGTTTTAGACAACGGAAAAATAGTTTTGGGTTCCAATCAAGAGAATGCCGCCTATCCTTCGGGACTTTGTGCGGAACGGGTTGCTATTTTTCAAGCAGGAGCAATCTATCCGGAAGCCAAAATTTTAAAAATGGCAATCACCGCTGCTTCAGATAATAATAAAACTACTACTCCAATTCCGCCATGCGGTTCCTGCAGGCAATCTATTGCCGAATACGAAATAAAACAAAACACCCCTATTGAAATATATTTCATGGGAGAAATCGGTGCTATTTATAAATCAGCATCCCTAAAAAACTTACTTCCTTTTATGTTTGACAAAAACTTCTTGTAA
- the porV gene encoding type IX secretion system outer membrane channel protein PorV, with protein sequence MKKIQLLFVFLFIISLAKAQDRVITTGVPFLLVAADARAAGMADMGVATSADAFSQQWNPAKYAFAIDKQGFSISYTPYLTDLVNDISLGQITYYNRINEKSAFAGTLRYFGLGEIELRENAFDDPRIVSPNEFSFDGSYSLKLSEKFSMAVAGRYIRSNLKVAADNNDASAANSFAVDVAGFFQSEEIAYSDFNGRWRAGFNIQNLGPKISYDNSEFNSNFLPANLKIGTGFDFIFDDFNKIAVNVEFNKLLVPTPQRGIDLNGDGIVDSEDSTIAKSDYESIGWTSGVLKSFGDAPDGMSEELKEFTYALGAEYLYQDSFAMRMGYFHESPEKGARQFFSLGAGFKYTTIKVDVSYLFSASKVKNPLENTLRFSLTFNFGDKYDEY encoded by the coding sequence ATGAAGAAAATCCAATTACTTTTTGTCTTTTTATTTATTATTTCTTTGGCAAAAGCACAAGACCGAGTGATCACGACCGGAGTTCCTTTCTTATTAGTTGCTGCCGATGCAAGAGCTGCAGGTATGGCTGATATGGGTGTTGCAACCTCTGCCGATGCTTTTTCACAACAATGGAATCCTGCAAAATATGCATTTGCAATAGACAAACAAGGATTTTCTATAAGCTACACTCCTTACCTAACAGACTTAGTAAACGATATTTCATTAGGGCAAATAACCTACTATAATCGAATTAATGAAAAAAGTGCCTTTGCAGGAACCCTTCGTTATTTTGGATTAGGCGAAATTGAATTACGCGAAAATGCCTTTGACGATCCAAGGATAGTTTCTCCAAATGAGTTTTCATTTGACGGATCTTATTCCTTAAAATTAAGCGAAAAATTTTCGATGGCCGTAGCAGGAAGATATATTCGTTCAAACTTAAAAGTCGCTGCTGACAACAATGATGCTTCGGCTGCAAATTCATTTGCGGTAGATGTTGCTGGATTCTTTCAATCGGAAGAAATTGCTTATTCTGACTTTAACGGAAGATGGAGAGCGGGTTTTAACATTCAGAATTTAGGACCAAAAATCAGTTATGACAATTCAGAATTTAACAGCAATTTTTTACCGGCAAATTTAAAAATTGGAACCGGTTTTGATTTCATTTTTGATGATTTCAATAAAATAGCCGTAAATGTTGAATTCAACAAATTATTAGTTCCAACGCCACAAAGAGGAATTGATTTAAATGGAGATGGAATTGTTGATTCCGAAGATTCCACAATAGCAAAATCTGATTATGAATCTATCGGCTGGACTTCAGGAGTGCTAAAATCATTTGGTGATGCGCCAGACGGCATGAGCGAAGAATTAAAAGAATTCACCTACGCCTTAGGTGCTGAATATTTATACCAAGATTCATTTGCCATGCGCATGGGCTATTTTCATGAAAGCCCGGAAAAAGGAGCAAGACAATTTTTCTCCCTTGGAGCAGGCTTTAAATACACTACCATCAAAGTAGATGTTTCTTATTTGTTTTCAGCTTCTAAAGTAAAAAACCCTTTAGAAAACACACTTCGATTTTCATTGACCTTCAATTTTGGAGATAAATATGACGAATATTAA
- the porU gene encoding type IX secretion system sortase PorU has protein sequence MKKLLLVYLSLIPFISFAQIKGDISIEWLEKKEMAFGDFKMNIPQFYGNAYDYDPNKKMLFYTLKLSESNAFNENSIQVTNIVYETITIDQLGDLALENIPKKTNESLKTYLSRDVKQLFLTLSPILKDDFGYKRIKSFSYTTIPNTSRISEPFKSTAALSNSILASGDWYRFYIEKSGVYKISRSFLQQLGLDINGINPQKIKIYGNGGRMLPLLNSTYYPSDLTENAITIIGEEDGIFNNEDYILFYAEGIDTWNEESQTNTNLYDTKSYYYVTAQGGDGKRIAEMTQPSGSSTLTLSTFDDHQYHELDLVNIAHLGRRWFGESFDINQEQDFEFNFPNFDTSTPVKIMITGASAAFTPTSFVASANGQEVGTLSFSALNPNSDVEFNLSSLPNNTSFNGAENIKIKLTYNNNGVPGSKGYLDNIRLIAKRKLQGYGKQFHFQYDLSNSSLEIANYTISNAAGINQIWDITDIYNVTKVENQNQSSFSFKANLGELRKYIALDASDYYIPLKENKSKITNQNLKGTLFKNAAGQFQDIDYVIISPAFLTTQAEKLANFHRTNSNLNVKVITLESIYQEFSSGKQDVSAIRNCVKYIYENGSSSEKKLKYVNLFGDASYDFKNRIQNNSNIVPIYHSLNSNTSGEASFASDDFFGLMDSNEGNIISYFGGIDIAVGRMLVNDSKQADEMVNKVIEYHDAKSYGSWRNNLAIVCDDSDIASDASLQDRQNSLADLITVKKPFLNVNKIILDSYVQEASAGGSRYPKARTDFFNAFEKGALIFNYLGHGGEDGLSAERIWEKSDGQNLSNQYKYPLFITITCEFSRFDNPSRPTAGEYTYWNPKGGAIAMITTIRAIGQYSAENFNDLLSKNLLSYDSNQYTSIAEALRISKNSNPNSSTNVVFYIGDPALMLAIAKPKIRLTKVNDIPVSQPIDDFKSLAKMKLTGEITDENNNSLPNYNGEIATAVFDKTISRTTLNNDGNSPAIPFTTLGETIFRGNASVTNGQFEFSFVVPRDIRVPVANGKISFYAKNNQQLDNQTGHDITIKVGGINENAIADNINPRVKLYMNDENFVSGGTTNESPFLVAFLEDESGINTASGIGHDIVAVLDGDVSNPFILNDYYQTDLDDYTNGTLRFPLRNLTVGLHTITFKAWDVYNNPITAEIQFIVVGDDGITLTHVLNYPNPFVSYTEFWFTHNRPFEPLDVQVQVITITGKVVWTKNQIITTEGFLSKEITWDGKDDFGDRLGKGVYVYKLTVKSSLTNTKSEKFEKLVIL, from the coding sequence ATGAAAAAACTACTTTTAGTTTATTTAAGCCTGATTCCTTTTATTTCTTTTGCTCAAATTAAAGGAGATATTAGTATAGAATGGCTTGAAAAAAAAGAAATGGCTTTTGGCGATTTTAAGATGAACATTCCTCAGTTTTATGGGAATGCTTATGATTATGACCCTAATAAAAAAATGTTGTTTTATACCTTGAAACTTTCTGAATCGAATGCTTTCAATGAAAACAGCATACAAGTTACCAACATTGTTTATGAAACCATCACTATCGATCAACTTGGTGATTTAGCTTTAGAAAATATTCCAAAAAAAACTAACGAATCTTTAAAAACATACTTGTCCAGAGATGTAAAACAACTTTTTCTTACGCTTTCGCCAATACTAAAAGACGATTTTGGATACAAACGAATTAAATCTTTCTCTTATACAACAATTCCTAACACTTCCAGAATTTCTGAACCATTTAAGAGTACCGCTGCCCTGTCAAATTCTATTTTAGCATCGGGCGATTGGTATCGTTTTTACATCGAAAAATCAGGAGTTTATAAAATCTCCAGAAGCTTTTTACAACAATTAGGCCTTGACATCAACGGAATTAATCCACAAAAAATAAAAATTTACGGTAACGGAGGAAGAATGCTTCCTTTATTGAACAGTACCTATTACCCATCTGATCTGACCGAAAATGCCATTACTATAATAGGAGAAGAAGACGGAATTTTTAATAATGAGGATTACATCCTTTTTTACGCAGAAGGAATCGACACTTGGAACGAAGAAAGCCAAACGAACACCAACTTGTATGACACAAAATCCTATTATTATGTAACGGCACAAGGCGGTGATGGAAAAAGAATCGCAGAGATGACGCAACCTTCCGGAAGCAGTACTTTAACTTTATCTACTTTTGACGATCATCAATACCATGAATTAGACCTTGTAAATATTGCTCATTTAGGACGTCGTTGGTTTGGCGAATCATTTGATATTAACCAAGAACAAGATTTTGAATTTAACTTCCCGAATTTCGATACTTCAACGCCGGTTAAAATAATGATTACGGGAGCTTCTGCAGCCTTTACCCCAACATCTTTCGTAGCTTCCGCAAATGGACAAGAAGTAGGAACTTTATCCTTTTCAGCACTAAATCCGAATTCTGATGTAGAATTCAATTTAAGTTCATTACCCAACAACACCTCGTTTAATGGAGCTGAAAATATTAAAATAAAACTAACCTACAACAACAACGGCGTTCCGGGTTCTAAAGGATATTTAGATAACATCAGGCTTATCGCCAAAAGAAAATTACAAGGCTACGGAAAACAATTTCATTTTCAATACGACTTATCAAATTCAAGTTTGGAAATAGCCAATTATACTATTTCTAATGCTGCAGGAATCAACCAAATCTGGGATATTACTGATATTTACAACGTAACCAAAGTAGAAAATCAAAATCAGAGTTCTTTTTCATTCAAAGCAAATCTGGGAGAACTTAGAAAATACATTGCCCTTGACGCATCCGATTATTACATTCCTTTAAAAGAAAATAAATCTAAAATTACCAATCAAAATCTAAAAGGAACACTTTTTAAAAACGCAGCAGGCCAATTTCAAGACATTGATTATGTAATTATTTCTCCCGCTTTTTTAACAACACAAGCCGAAAAACTGGCTAATTTTCATCGTACGAACTCCAACCTGAACGTCAAAGTAATCACGCTCGAATCTATTTATCAAGAGTTTTCGTCTGGAAAACAAGATGTTTCGGCTATAAGAAATTGCGTCAAATACATTTACGAAAATGGATCTTCATCTGAAAAAAAACTAAAATATGTCAATCTATTTGGTGACGCTTCCTATGATTTTAAAAACAGAATACAAAATAACAGCAATATTGTTCCTATTTATCATTCTTTAAACAGTAATACATCAGGAGAAGCTTCTTTTGCGTCTGATGATTTCTTTGGATTAATGGATAGCAATGAAGGAAATATCATTTCTTATTTTGGAGGAATTGATATTGCAGTAGGTCGAATGCTGGTAAATGACAGCAAACAAGCCGATGAAATGGTCAACAAAGTCATCGAATATCATGATGCAAAATCTTATGGAAGCTGGAGAAATAACCTCGCAATAGTTTGTGACGATTCTGATATTGCTTCGGACGCATCTTTGCAAGACCGACAAAATAGTTTAGCCGACCTTATTACTGTAAAAAAACCATTTTTGAACGTCAATAAAATCATATTAGATTCTTATGTTCAGGAAGCTTCTGCCGGAGGTTCCAGATATCCGAAAGCGCGAACGGATTTCTTTAATGCTTTCGAAAAAGGGGCTTTAATCTTCAATTATTTAGGTCATGGCGGGGAAGATGGCTTATCGGCAGAACGAATTTGGGAAAAATCAGACGGACAAAATCTAAGCAATCAATATAAATATCCTTTATTTATAACAATCACCTGTGAATTCTCCCGTTTTGACAATCCATCCCGGCCAACCGCCGGAGAATATACGTATTGGAATCCAAAAGGCGGTGCAATCGCAATGATTACAACCATTCGTGCCATTGGACAATATAGCGCCGAAAATTTTAATGACTTACTTTCAAAAAATTTATTGTCCTACGATTCCAATCAATACACATCTATCGCGGAAGCTTTACGAATTTCCAAAAACAGTAATCCAAATTCGTCTACCAATGTCGTTTTTTATATTGGCGATCCTGCTTTAATGTTAGCCATAGCCAAACCCAAAATAAGACTTACAAAAGTAAATGACATTCCAGTTTCGCAACCTATTGATGATTTCAAATCATTGGCAAAAATGAAGTTGACGGGTGAAATAACAGATGAAAATAACAATTCATTACCTAATTATAATGGCGAAATCGCCACTGCTGTTTTTGACAAAACAATTTCAAGAACAACTTTAAACAATGACGGAAACAGCCCTGCAATACCGTTTACAACGCTTGGCGAAACTATTTTCAGAGGAAATGCATCGGTTACCAATGGCCAATTTGAATTCAGTTTTGTAGTTCCCAGAGATATTCGAGTTCCGGTAGCAAACGGAAAAATAAGCTTTTATGCTAAAAACAATCAGCAATTAGACAATCAAACGGGACATGATATAACTATAAAAGTAGGAGGGATAAACGAAAATGCCATCGCAGACAATATAAATCCAAGAGTGAAGTTATATATGAACGATGAAAATTTTGTTTCCGGCGGAACAACTAATGAATCTCCTTTTCTGGTAGCATTTCTTGAAGATGAAAGCGGCATAAATACAGCCAGCGGAATAGGTCATGATATTGTTGCTGTTTTAGACGGTGATGTGAGTAATCCTTTTATATTAAATGATTATTACCAAACCGATTTAGATGATTATACAAATGGAACACTTCGGTTTCCTTTGCGGAATTTAACAGTAGGATTACACACAATCACCTTCAAAGCTTGGGATGTGTACAATAATCCGATAACTGCCGAGATACAATTTATAGTCGTTGGAGATGACGGAATAACTTTGACACATGTCTTAAATTATCCCAATCCATTTGTTAGTTACACTGAATTTTGGTTTACACACAACAGGCCTTTTGAGCCTTTGGATGTTCAGGTTCAAGTAATTACAATAACCGGAAAAGTGGTTTGGACTAAAAATCAAATCATTACAACCGAAGGTTTTTTATCAAAAGAAATTACCTGGGACGGTAAAGATGATTTTGGAGACCGATTAGGAAAAGGCGTTTACGTATATAAACTAACCGTTAAATCAAGCCTGACCAACACTAAAAGTGAAAAGTTTGAAAAACTTGTAATACTTTAA